From one Plantibacter flavus genomic stretch:
- a CDS encoding carbohydrate ABC transporter permease, translated as MIDQETRTAKVVKFLFLGLWLVITVFPLYWIVVTSFKKPGAIFSYPLTYWPEVFSIENYLGLFSKAQFGTYVVNSLIVATIAALVATFISMLSAYVLARFEFRSKGAILLAFLATQMIPSFIALGPLYLLMTQLKLVDNRFGLILIYIAVCIPFCTVMLRGFFENIPDALEEAAMIDGCSRFGALFRVLVPVLKPGIVAAFIFNFVNCWNELFLSVTLINSDANKTIPTALNGFITSYNIDWGSMSAAAVLTIIPTMVLFAFASRYIVQGLTAGAVKG; from the coding sequence ATGATCGACCAGGAGACCCGGACGGCGAAGGTCGTCAAATTCCTCTTCCTCGGGCTCTGGCTCGTCATCACGGTGTTCCCGCTGTACTGGATCGTCGTCACCTCGTTCAAGAAGCCGGGCGCGATCTTCTCCTACCCGCTGACGTACTGGCCGGAGGTGTTCTCGATCGAGAACTATCTCGGTCTGTTCAGCAAGGCGCAGTTCGGCACCTACGTCGTCAACAGCCTCATCGTGGCGACGATCGCAGCCCTCGTGGCGACCTTCATCTCGATGTTGTCGGCCTACGTGTTGGCGCGGTTCGAGTTCCGGAGCAAGGGAGCGATCCTGCTGGCGTTCCTCGCCACGCAGATGATCCCGTCGTTCATCGCACTCGGCCCGCTCTACCTGCTGATGACGCAGCTCAAGCTCGTCGACAACCGGTTCGGGCTCATCCTCATCTACATCGCGGTGTGCATCCCGTTCTGCACCGTCATGCTCCGAGGGTTCTTCGAGAACATCCCCGACGCCCTCGAGGAGGCGGCCATGATCGACGGCTGCTCGCGGTTCGGCGCGCTCTTCCGGGTGCTCGTCCCGGTGCTGAAGCCCGGGATCGTCGCGGCGTTCATCTTCAACTTCGTGAACTGTTGGAACGAGCTGTTCCTCTCGGTGACGCTCATCAACAGCGATGCGAACAAGACGATCCCGACGGCGCTCAACGGCTTCATCACGAGCTACAACATCGACTGGGGCTCCATGTCGGCGGCCGCCGTGCTGACGATCATCCCGACGATGGTGCTGTTCGCGTTCGCGAGCCGGTACATCGTGCAGGGCCTGACCGCGGGAGCGGTGAAGGGCTGA
- a CDS encoding ABC transporter substrate-binding protein, translating to MRKSRATAAIGLSVVTGLALSACAGGASDGTVTLQMVESLTNPARTEVLKSLIADFEADNPKIKVELISPPTDQADQKITQMLQSGSGVDVLEVRDITVGPFSTNGWLDDMSGELEDWKGWDDLTDNATKYAKGEDGKVYYVPYGFYGLSLFYRTDLIKEAGFDGPPTSWDDLLEQASAIQDPSKNQFGYAFRGGTNANSNVVAAIEAYVADDLDTENAFKLTNGDTIFSAPEALDAVNTYFDLFKEASPPSSVAWGYPEMVEGFSNGSTAFLLQDPEVIATVEQSEAITADQWSTAPLLTGPTGKAAQPMATAGWGTAASSEHKAEAAKLIEFLSEDKQATTFAQENSLVPIVKSAADSDFYKTGPWASYVTMNENPDTYLSVTQPRGSSWWTEWIQKSDSEIQQVLIGQLTPEKLLAGWDEYWTEKWKSE from the coding sequence ATGAGGAAGTCACGCGCAACGGCCGCCATCGGCCTGTCCGTCGTCACCGGCCTCGCCCTGTCGGCCTGTGCCGGCGGCGCGAGCGACGGCACCGTCACCCTGCAGATGGTCGAGAGCCTGACCAACCCCGCCCGGACCGAGGTCCTGAAGTCGCTCATCGCGGACTTCGAGGCCGACAACCCGAAGATCAAGGTCGAGCTCATCTCGCCGCCGACCGACCAGGCCGACCAGAAGATCACCCAGATGCTGCAGTCCGGCTCCGGCGTCGACGTGCTCGAGGTCCGCGACATCACCGTCGGCCCGTTCTCCACCAACGGCTGGCTCGACGACATGAGCGGCGAGCTCGAGGACTGGAAGGGCTGGGACGACCTCACCGACAACGCGACGAAGTACGCGAAGGGCGAGGACGGCAAGGTCTACTACGTGCCCTACGGTTTCTATGGTCTGAGCCTGTTCTACCGCACCGACCTCATCAAGGAGGCCGGCTTCGACGGGCCCCCGACGAGCTGGGACGACCTCCTCGAGCAGGCCTCGGCGATCCAGGACCCCTCGAAGAACCAGTTCGGCTACGCCTTCCGTGGCGGCACCAATGCGAACAGCAACGTCGTCGCGGCCATCGAGGCCTACGTCGCCGACGACCTCGACACCGAGAACGCGTTCAAGCTGACCAACGGCGACACGATCTTCTCCGCACCGGAGGCGCTCGACGCCGTCAACACCTACTTCGACCTCTTCAAGGAGGCCTCGCCGCCGTCGTCCGTCGCGTGGGGCTACCCCGAGATGGTCGAAGGCTTCTCGAACGGCTCGACCGCGTTCCTCCTGCAGGACCCCGAGGTCATCGCGACCGTCGAGCAGTCCGAGGCGATCACGGCCGATCAGTGGAGCACCGCTCCGCTGTTGACCGGTCCGACCGGCAAGGCCGCGCAGCCCATGGCGACCGCGGGCTGGGGCACGGCGGCGTCGAGCGAGCACAAGGCCGAGGCCGCGAAGCTCATCGAGTTCCTCTCCGAGGACAAGCAGGCCACCACCTTCGCCCAGGAGAACAGCCTCGTCCCGATCGTCAAGAGCGCGGCGGACAGCGACTTCTACAAGACCGGCCCGTGGGCCAGCTACGTCACGATGAACGAGAACCCGGACACCTACCTGAGCGTCACGCAGCCGCGCGGCTCCTCCTGGTGGACCGAGTGGATCCAGAAGTCCGACTCGGAGATCCAGCAGGTCCTCATCGGCCAGCTGACGCCGGAGAAGCTCCTCGCGGGCTGGGACGAGTACTGGACCGAGAAGTGGAAGAGCGAGTAA
- a CDS encoding carbohydrate ABC transporter permease: protein MTTTTDEAGRTQQRATPTPPAGPSRTAGGRRRRTFTVRRGFGLLAFLAPAFIFVAIFIYYPMIAGSQMAFRNWNLANLTDTSWVGFANFLAVFADPAFGRVVANTVLWVVASIVPQFVIGFGIALWLRRRFRFRGLYQAMIFFPWAISGFLIGILFRWMFNSEFGVINDLLQKVGLIDTPIPWLADPNTAMFAVIVANVWYGVTFFAIMILAALQSVPEDLFEAAALDGAGKARMLFQITIPYIRTTLALTVLLRVIWIFNFPDIIYGMTGGGPANQTHILTTWMIATTQRGDYGRASAIGLIVVAILLVFTAFYLLSMREKKVKA, encoded by the coding sequence ATGACGACCACCACTGACGAAGCGGGTCGCACGCAGCAGCGTGCGACCCCGACACCCCCGGCCGGTCCCTCGCGGACCGCCGGTGGGCGTCGGCGGCGCACCTTCACGGTGCGCCGCGGCTTCGGCCTCCTCGCCTTCCTCGCCCCCGCGTTCATCTTCGTGGCGATCTTCATCTACTACCCGATGATCGCCGGCTCGCAGATGGCGTTCCGTAACTGGAACCTCGCCAACCTCACCGACACCTCGTGGGTGGGCTTCGCCAACTTCCTGGCCGTCTTCGCCGACCCGGCCTTCGGCAGGGTCGTCGCGAACACCGTGCTCTGGGTGGTGGCCTCGATCGTCCCGCAGTTCGTCATCGGCTTCGGCATCGCCCTGTGGCTGCGACGGAGGTTCCGTTTCCGCGGTCTCTACCAGGCGATGATCTTCTTCCCGTGGGCCATCTCGGGCTTCCTCATCGGCATCCTGTTCCGCTGGATGTTCAACAGCGAGTTCGGCGTGATCAACGACCTGCTCCAGAAGGTCGGGTTGATCGACACCCCGATCCCGTGGTTGGCCGACCCGAACACCGCGATGTTCGCCGTCATCGTCGCGAACGTCTGGTACGGCGTCACGTTCTTCGCGATCATGATCCTCGCCGCGCTGCAGTCGGTGCCGGAGGACCTCTTCGAGGCCGCAGCGCTCGACGGCGCGGGCAAGGCGCGCATGCTCTTCCAGATCACGATCCCGTACATCCGTACGACGCTCGCCCTCACGGTGCTGCTCCGGGTCATCTGGATCTTCAACTTCCCCGACATCATCTACGGCATGACGGGCGGTGGTCCGGCGAATCAGACCCACATCCTCACCACCTGGATGATCGCGACCACCCAGCGCGGCGACTACGGCCGGGCCTCCGCGATCGGACTCATCGTCGTCGCGATCCTGCTGGTGTTCACCGCGTTCTACCTGCTGTCCATGCGTGAGAAGAAGGTGAAGGCATGA
- the aztA gene encoding zinc ABC transporter ATP-binding protein AztA has translation MRSTTSTPRPPTAGRPVVSGIRLRDVTAEYDGARVLHGISVEVGVAAITVVTGANGAGKSTLLAVIAGLHRPSSGGVDGLDGRSAAYVPQRSAVPERFPVTVRDVASMGRWPTLRRWWGRLGARDRRIVDESLARLDVLHLAGRSFGELSGGQRQRVLVAQALAREADLLLLDEPTVGLDRAAGLAIREVLRAEADRGATVVEVSHDPVAVAEADARLHLEAGCLVEAPR, from the coding sequence ATGCGATCCACGACGAGCACCCCTCGCCCTCCGACGGCAGGTCGACCCGTCGTGTCCGGCATCCGACTCCGCGACGTGACGGCCGAGTACGACGGCGCGCGCGTCCTGCACGGGATCTCGGTCGAGGTCGGCGTGGCCGCCATCACCGTCGTCACCGGGGCGAACGGGGCGGGGAAGTCGACGCTGCTCGCGGTGATCGCGGGCCTGCACCGACCGAGCTCGGGCGGCGTCGACGGCCTCGACGGTCGGTCCGCCGCCTACGTCCCGCAACGCAGTGCCGTGCCCGAGCGCTTCCCGGTCACGGTGCGCGATGTCGCATCGATGGGACGCTGGCCGACGCTGCGTCGCTGGTGGGGTCGACTCGGGGCGAGGGACCGCCGCATCGTCGACGAGAGCCTCGCCCGCCTCGACGTCCTGCACCTCGCCGGACGCTCCTTCGGTGAGCTGTCGGGTGGACAGCGCCAGCGGGTCCTCGTCGCGCAGGCGCTCGCGCGTGAGGCCGACCTCCTGCTGCTCGACGAACCGACCGTCGGTCTCGATCGTGCGGCTGGGCTGGCGATCCGCGAGGTGCTCCGGGCGGAGGCCGACCGTGGCGCGACGGTGGTGGAGGTGAGCCACGATCCGGTCGCGGTCGCCGAGGCCGACGCGCGGCTGCATCTCGAGGCCGGCTGTCTCGTCGAGGCTCCGCGGTGA
- a CDS encoding SDR family NAD(P)-dependent oxidoreductase — MTWNADSLPDQTGRVVLVTGANAGLGFWTSLGLARAGAEVVLASRSATKTQAAMRAIRVKVPDARLSHLPFDTSSLDSARAAGERLADLDRLDALVANAGMVHMPKERQETADGIELVFATNVVGHAALLAEALPVLQRTADAHDSAPRVVLLGSLSTLLVRFHGDDLQLRDGYSGWQAYAQSKIALSSLGFELDRRLAASHSTVRALVAHPGYSVNGLDRRVPGVNEPTRGRRFSDTLQSVYAQSKQRGAEPTLRAVTDEAADGGWFYGPRWLTKGDAVRQTPAAITTDRDVASALWTDLERLIGTPILPTS, encoded by the coding sequence ATGACCTGGAACGCCGACTCCCTGCCCGATCAGACCGGACGCGTCGTCCTCGTCACCGGAGCGAACGCCGGCCTCGGCTTCTGGACGAGTCTCGGGCTCGCACGAGCGGGCGCGGAGGTCGTGCTCGCGTCGCGGAGTGCGACCAAGACCCAGGCGGCGATGCGCGCGATCCGGGTGAAGGTGCCCGACGCCCGGCTCAGCCACCTCCCCTTCGACACCTCCTCGCTCGATTCGGCGCGCGCGGCGGGTGAGCGACTCGCGGACCTCGACCGTCTCGACGCCCTCGTCGCGAACGCCGGGATGGTGCACATGCCGAAGGAGCGGCAGGAGACGGCCGACGGCATCGAGCTGGTCTTCGCGACGAACGTCGTGGGCCACGCCGCCCTGCTCGCCGAAGCCCTGCCGGTGTTGCAGCGCACAGCGGACGCCCACGATTCCGCGCCGCGCGTCGTGCTCCTCGGAAGCCTCTCCACCCTGCTCGTCCGGTTCCACGGCGATGACCTGCAACTCCGCGACGGGTACAGCGGCTGGCAGGCGTACGCCCAGTCCAAGATCGCCCTCTCGTCGCTCGGCTTCGAGCTCGACCGTCGGCTCGCGGCGTCGCACAGCACCGTCCGGGCCCTCGTCGCACACCCCGGCTACTCGGTCAACGGACTCGACCGTCGCGTCCCCGGCGTCAACGAGCCGACCCGTGGGCGACGCTTCTCCGACACCCTGCAGTCCGTCTACGCGCAGAGCAAGCAGCGGGGTGCCGAGCCGACCCTCCGAGCGGTCACCGACGAGGCGGCCGACGGAGGTTGGTTCTACGGTCCCCGGTGGTTGACGAAGGGCGACGCCGTCCGACAGACGCCGGCAGCGATCACGACCGATCGAGACGTCGCGTCGGCGCTCTGGACCGACCTCGAGCGGCTCATCGGGACGCCCATCCTCCCGACCTCGTAA
- a CDS encoding aminotransferase class V-fold PLP-dependent enzyme, with amino-acid sequence MDTRTIARPAPLTLGDGRPATAGWTLDPTKRHINHGSFGAVPIVAQEHQQALRREMEAAPLTWFPALPAKVGAARVGVADFLGASVDQLAMVPNASAGASVVFSSLPVQRGLEIIVTDHGYGAVTMGAERLARRWGGTVRTARIPLDADAQTAHDAVVAEFSNRTALIVMDQITSPTARLLPVQQIAATARAAGIPTLVDAAHVPGLYADPMRDLDCDFWVGNLHKFGCAPRGAAVLVARSPLAQELYPLIDSWGSPYPFPQRFDTQGTVDVTSYLAAATSLGFIEDVWGWSAARDYMTELADYAVEVVADAVTAITGEDSHVDVGMPVNALRLVKLPTGLATTHATADGLRDRVSAELGVEGAFTSLDGIGYVRLSTHVYNTPEDFEHFAEHAVPVLARWAEEERAAAS; translated from the coding sequence GTGGACACTCGCACCATCGCACGGCCAGCGCCGCTCACGCTCGGCGACGGCCGACCGGCAACGGCCGGGTGGACGCTGGATCCGACCAAGCGCCACATCAACCACGGATCCTTCGGGGCGGTCCCGATCGTCGCGCAGGAGCACCAGCAGGCCCTCCGCCGCGAGATGGAGGCCGCACCCCTCACCTGGTTCCCGGCCCTCCCCGCCAAGGTCGGCGCCGCCCGTGTCGGGGTCGCCGACTTCCTCGGGGCGTCGGTCGACCAGCTCGCCATGGTTCCGAACGCGAGCGCCGGGGCGAGCGTCGTCTTCTCCAGCCTCCCCGTGCAGCGCGGCCTCGAGATCATCGTCACCGACCACGGCTACGGCGCCGTCACGATGGGAGCGGAGCGCCTCGCGCGACGCTGGGGCGGCACCGTCCGGACCGCCCGTATCCCGCTCGACGCCGACGCGCAGACCGCCCACGACGCCGTCGTCGCCGAGTTCAGCAACCGCACGGCCCTCATCGTGATGGACCAGATCACCTCGCCGACCGCCCGACTCCTGCCGGTCCAGCAGATCGCCGCCACCGCCCGCGCCGCCGGCATCCCCACGCTCGTCGACGCCGCCCACGTGCCCGGCCTCTACGCCGATCCCATGCGCGACCTCGACTGCGACTTCTGGGTCGGCAACCTGCACAAGTTCGGGTGCGCCCCGCGCGGTGCCGCCGTCCTCGTCGCCCGCAGCCCGCTCGCGCAGGAGCTCTACCCGCTCATCGACTCCTGGGGCTCCCCGTACCCGTTCCCGCAGCGCTTCGACACCCAGGGCACGGTCGACGTCACGAGCTACCTCGCCGCGGCGACCTCGCTCGGGTTCATCGAGGACGTCTGGGGCTGGTCGGCCGCCAGGGACTACATGACCGAGCTCGCCGACTACGCGGTCGAGGTGGTCGCCGACGCCGTGACCGCCATCACCGGCGAGGACAGCCACGTCGACGTGGGCATGCCCGTCAACGCCCTCCGGCTCGTCAAGCTCCCGACCGGCCTCGCGACGACCCACGCGACCGCGGACGGGCTCCGCGACCGCGTCTCCGCCGAGCTCGGTGTCGAGGGCGCGTTCACGAGCCTCGACGGGATCGGCTACGTCCGACTCTCCACCCACGTCTACAACACCCCCGAGGACTTCGAACACTTCGCCGAGCACGCCGTCCCGGTGCTCGCGCGATGGGCCGAGGAGGAGCGCGCTGCCGCGAGCTGA
- the aztD gene encoding zinc metallochaperone AztD, producing the protein MQQQHRSPRASRLKRGRVPFLALGTAAALLLTGCSTASGSAPDATASTSADPQRRITLTYDGGLLVLDAASLEVVGDLPLDGFNRVNAAGDGRHVLVTTTKGFQVLDTGTWTDEDGTSKQADPVLTDLVFPADTAGHVVRHADKTILFADGSGDTTIFDSADLLEATDELPETETIPSEAAHHGVAIELEDGTVLSTIGTSDARTGVRVLDDSRTEIARNEQCPSVHGEGTVKDEVVVFGCSDGVLVYDSGVFTKIQAPDAYGRTGNQYVSETSSIAVGDYNSDPDAEGYDLRQLAFTDTVAKTTKIVDLPEGVGYTWRDVARGPNDEVVVLGNDGSLHILDEQTGAVTDTIEVIDAWEPPAEWQDAHPALVVQDGVAYVTDPATKSIHAVDLASGDITTGELPGVPNEIAVVTG; encoded by the coding sequence ATGCAGCAGCAGCACCGCAGTCCCCGGGCATCGCGCCTGAAGCGCGGCCGGGTCCCGTTCCTCGCCCTCGGCACCGCCGCGGCCCTCCTCCTCACCGGTTGCTCGACCGCGAGCGGCTCCGCGCCCGACGCGACCGCGTCGACCTCCGCCGACCCGCAGCGTCGGATCACCCTCACCTACGACGGCGGCCTCCTCGTCCTCGACGCCGCCTCCCTCGAGGTGGTCGGCGACCTCCCCCTCGACGGCTTCAACCGGGTGAACGCCGCCGGCGACGGGCGGCACGTGCTCGTCACCACGACGAAGGGCTTCCAGGTCCTCGACACCGGGACGTGGACGGACGAGGACGGCACCTCGAAGCAGGCCGACCCGGTCCTGACCGACCTCGTCTTCCCCGCCGACACCGCAGGCCACGTCGTCCGTCACGCCGACAAGACCATCCTGTTCGCCGACGGCTCCGGCGACACGACGATCTTCGACAGCGCCGACCTCCTCGAGGCCACCGACGAGCTGCCCGAGACCGAGACCATCCCGTCGGAGGCCGCGCACCACGGTGTCGCCATCGAGCTCGAGGACGGCACCGTGCTGTCCACGATCGGCACCTCGGACGCCCGGACCGGTGTCCGCGTGCTCGACGACTCGCGCACCGAGATCGCCCGCAACGAGCAGTGCCCGTCGGTGCACGGTGAAGGCACCGTCAAGGACGAGGTCGTCGTGTTCGGCTGCAGCGACGGCGTGCTCGTCTACGACAGCGGCGTCTTCACGAAGATCCAGGCGCCGGACGCCTACGGGCGCACGGGCAACCAGTACGTCAGCGAGACGTCCTCCATCGCGGTCGGCGACTACAACAGCGACCCGGACGCCGAGGGCTACGACCTCCGCCAGCTCGCGTTCACCGACACGGTCGCGAAGACGACGAAGATCGTCGACCTGCCGGAGGGCGTCGGCTACACCTGGCGCGACGTCGCCCGAGGGCCGAACGACGAGGTCGTCGTGCTCGGCAACGACGGTTCGCTGCACATCCTCGACGAGCAGACGGGTGCCGTCACCGACACCATCGAGGTCATCGACGCCTGGGAGCCGCCGGCCGAGTGGCAGGACGCCCACCCGGCGCTCGTCGTTCAGGACGGTGTCGCCTACGTGACCGACCCGGCGACGAAGTCGATCCACGCCGTGGATCTCGCGTCCGGCGACATCACGACGGGTGAGCTGCCCGGCGTCCCGAACGAGATCGCGGTCGTCACGGGCTGA
- a CDS encoding chorismate mutase, producing the protein MSQAEQQPEPTTGAAAADDQAATERLGRLRSSIDNIDAALVHLLAERFKCTQEVGRLKAEHDMPASDPAREQRQITRLRALAEESHLDPAFAEKWFNFVVAEVIHHHERLANQH; encoded by the coding sequence ATGAGCCAGGCCGAGCAGCAACCCGAACCCACGACCGGCGCCGCTGCGGCGGACGACCAGGCGGCCACCGAGCGATTGGGTCGCCTGCGGAGCAGCATCGACAACATCGACGCGGCGCTCGTCCACCTGCTGGCCGAGCGGTTCAAGTGCACCCAGGAGGTCGGTCGTCTGAAGGCCGAGCACGACATGCCCGCGAGCGATCCGGCGCGCGAACAGCGGCAGATCACCCGTCTCCGGGCGCTCGCCGAAGAGTCGCACCTCGACCCGGCCTTCGCCGAGAAGTGGTTCAACTTCGTCGTCGCCGAGGTCATCCACCACCACGAGCGTCTCGCCAACCAGCACTGA
- a CDS encoding FadR/GntR family transcriptional regulator encodes MSAVDTAFHGLRHMIASGRLVAGQRFPAENELCDELGVSRGSLREAVRMLAALGIIESRHGSGTYVSMLRPEEIIGSLSLTVDLLPLDGLLQMYELRRVLETHATSQAAARASDEVRAELAELVEAMERTTDPAESSELDHRFHELIARTAGNATLTALLQVFRSRSRAYDVFSLPAGDELRRVSNRGHRAMTEAIISRDPVGAAGAASAHVAQTEEWLRVLQPPATPAD; translated from the coding sequence ATGTCCGCAGTCGACACCGCGTTCCACGGCCTGCGACACATGATCGCGTCGGGACGACTCGTGGCGGGGCAGCGGTTCCCGGCCGAGAACGAGCTCTGCGACGAACTCGGCGTGTCACGCGGGTCCCTCCGTGAGGCCGTCCGCATGCTGGCCGCCCTCGGGATCATCGAGTCGCGGCACGGCTCGGGCACCTACGTGTCGATGCTCCGGCCCGAGGAGATCATCGGCAGCCTGTCGCTCACGGTCGATCTCCTCCCCCTCGACGGTCTCCTGCAGATGTACGAGCTGCGGCGGGTACTCGAGACCCATGCCACCTCGCAGGCCGCTGCCCGCGCGAGCGACGAGGTGCGCGCCGAACTCGCCGAGCTCGTGGAGGCGATGGAACGCACGACCGACCCCGCTGAGTCGAGCGAGCTTGACCACCGGTTCCACGAACTCATCGCACGGACGGCCGGGAACGCCACGCTGACAGCTCTGCTCCAGGTCTTCCGGTCGCGATCACGTGCCTACGACGTCTTCAGCCTGCCCGCCGGCGATGAGCTGCGTCGGGTCAGCAACCGCGGTCACCGGGCGATGACCGAGGCGATCATCTCGCGCGACCCCGTCGGGGCCGCCGGGGCGGCATCAGCGCATGTCGCCCAGACCGAGGAGTGGTTGCGCGTCCTCCAACCGCCGGCCACCCCCGCCGACTGA
- the aztB gene encoding zinc ABC transporter permease AztB: MTWITEPFTAAFLLRALVGGLLVAAVCGVVGTWVVLRGLAFLGEAMAHGMLPGVATAALLGLPPVAGAAFSAVVMTAGVSLVSRRGRLSHDTSIGLLFVGMLALGVIIVSSSRSFATDLTAILFGDILAIRPADLAGLAIALLVTVGVAVAFHRPFVALAFDRRVAQTMGLRPRLAHAMLVGLVTLAVVASYSAVGTLLVVALLLGPAVAAAHWARRIPLIMLLASGFGGLAVLLGLLLSWYGDTAAGASIAACSILLATVSWGARALVGRLRRPTDRHLDHPDDHLSEPTHLESAPCTDSSDRPSDQAAPARPTTGSPASHAPRSLSAPSH, encoded by the coding sequence ATGACCTGGATCACCGAGCCGTTCACCGCGGCCTTCCTCCTGCGCGCCCTCGTCGGCGGTCTGCTGGTGGCGGCCGTCTGCGGTGTCGTGGGCACCTGGGTCGTCCTCCGCGGCCTCGCGTTCCTCGGGGAGGCGATGGCCCACGGCATGCTGCCCGGCGTCGCCACCGCCGCGCTCCTCGGCCTGCCGCCGGTCGCCGGCGCAGCCTTCAGCGCAGTCGTCATGACCGCCGGCGTCAGCCTCGTCTCGCGGCGCGGGAGGCTGTCCCACGACACCTCGATCGGTCTCCTCTTCGTCGGCATGCTGGCCCTCGGGGTCATCATCGTGTCGTCGAGCAGATCGTTCGCCACGGACCTCACGGCGATCCTCTTCGGCGACATCCTCGCCATCCGGCCCGCGGACCTGGCGGGCCTCGCCATCGCCCTTCTCGTCACCGTGGGCGTCGCGGTCGCCTTCCACCGCCCGTTCGTCGCGCTCGCCTTCGACCGCCGGGTCGCGCAGACCATGGGCCTCCGGCCGAGACTCGCCCACGCGATGCTCGTCGGCCTCGTGACCCTCGCGGTCGTCGCCTCCTACAGTGCCGTCGGCACGCTGCTCGTCGTGGCCCTCCTCCTCGGGCCGGCCGTCGCCGCGGCCCATTGGGCGCGTCGCATACCGCTCATCATGCTGCTCGCCTCGGGCTTCGGCGGCCTCGCCGTGCTGCTCGGCCTGCTCCTCTCCTGGTACGGCGACACCGCGGCCGGAGCGTCCATCGCCGCCTGCTCGATCCTGCTCGCCACGGTGTCCTGGGGCGCGCGGGCGCTCGTCGGACGGCTCCGGCGGCCCACCGACCGACACCTCGACCACCCCGACGACCACCTCTCCGAACCGACCCACCTGGAAAGCGCACCGTGCACCGACTCCTCCGACCGACCATCCGACCAGGCGGCTCCCGCCCGACCGACGACCGGCTCCCCCGCGTCACACGCACCGCGCTCACTCTCGGCGCCCTCGCACTGA
- the aztC gene encoding zinc ABC transporter substrate-binding protein AztC: MRATIPRTTALLRTTAVLAAGLVLGTGLTSCAASADDRPLVVVTTNILGDVVGELVGDQAEVMTLMPPDADPHSFEISARQAARITGAQLLVSNGLGLEEGLTRHLETAADEGVPIVEAGSLVDVLETESGATDPHFWTDPTQMTSVVDGVTEALLEEIPTLDAAELQANAATYTAGLEALDAEMAEAFAAIPAEQRKLVTNHHVFGYLAARYDLQVIGAVIPSGTTLAAPSASDLDELSTAIEEAGVRTIFADSSQPDRLVQVLADEADVDVAVVPLFTESLTAESGDAPTYLTMMRANTERIATGLSP, encoded by the coding sequence ATGCGAGCGACCATCCCCCGGACGACAGCCCTCCTGCGCACGACCGCCGTCCTCGCGGCCGGCCTCGTGCTCGGAACCGGCCTGACGAGCTGTGCGGCGAGCGCCGATGACCGCCCACTCGTCGTCGTGACCACGAACATCCTCGGCGACGTCGTCGGTGAACTCGTCGGTGACCAGGCCGAGGTCATGACCCTCATGCCGCCCGACGCCGATCCGCACTCCTTCGAGATCTCCGCACGGCAGGCGGCACGCATCACCGGTGCGCAGCTGCTCGTGTCGAACGGCCTGGGACTCGAGGAGGGACTCACCCGACACCTGGAGACCGCGGCCGACGAGGGGGTGCCGATCGTCGAGGCCGGCTCGCTCGTCGACGTCCTCGAGACCGAGTCGGGCGCGACCGATCCGCACTTCTGGACCGACCCGACGCAGATGACGTCGGTCGTGGACGGGGTCACCGAGGCGTTGCTCGAGGAGATCCCCACGCTCGACGCGGCCGAGCTGCAGGCGAACGCCGCCACGTACACGGCCGGGCTCGAGGCGCTCGACGCCGAGATGGCCGAGGCGTTCGCCGCCATCCCGGCCGAGCAGCGGAAGCTCGTCACCAACCATCACGTGTTCGGGTATCTCGCCGCCCGCTACGACCTCCAGGTCATCGGCGCCGTGATCCCGAGCGGCACCACGCTCGCGGCCCCCAGCGCCTCGGACCTCGACGAGCTGTCGACCGCGATCGAGGAGGCCGGCGTCCGGACGATCTTCGCCGACTCCTCGCAACCCGACCGGCTCGTGCAGGTGCTCGCCGACGAGGCGGACGTCGACGTCGCCGTCGTCCCGTTGTTCACCGAGTCGTTGACCGCCGAGTCGGGCGACGCCCCCACCTACCTCACCATGATGCGCGCGAACACCGAGCGCATCGCCACCGGACTCTCGCCCTGA